In Nomascus leucogenys isolate Asia chromosome 6, Asia_NLE_v1, whole genome shotgun sequence, one DNA window encodes the following:
- the CFAP161 gene encoding cilia- and flagella-associated protein 161, giving the protein MAQNLYGPGVRIGNWNEDVYLEEELMKDFLEKRDKGKLLIQRSRRLKQNLLRQMQLSVTEDGYIHYGDKVMLVNPDDPDTEADVFLGGDLSLCMTPDEIQSHLKDELEVPCGLSAVQAKTPIGRNTFIILSVHRDATGQVLRYGQDFCLGITGGFDNKMLYLSSDHRTLLKSSKRSWLQEVYLTDEVSHINCWQAAFPNPQLRLEYEGFPVPANAKILINHCHTNRGLAAHRHLFLSTYFGKEAEVVAHTYLDSHRVETPRNHWMLVTGNPRDASSSMLDLPKPPAEDTRAMEQAMGLDTK; this is encoded by the exons ATGGCGCAGAACTTGTATGGTCCAGGAGTCCGGATAGGCAACTGGAACGAGGATGTCTACCTGGAGGAG GAGCTCATGAAAGACTTCTTAGAGAAGAGAGACAAGGGGAAACTTCTCATACAGAGAAGTAGAAGACTAAAACAGAATCTCTTGAGACAG ATGCAACTTTCCGTAACTGAAGATGGCTATATTCATTACGGTGACAAAGTGATGCTTGTGAATCCTGATGATCCTGACACAGAAGCTGATGTGTTTCTGGGTGGGGACCTGAGCCTGTGTATGACTCCAGATGAAATTCAGTCCCATCTGAAAGATGAGTTAGAGGTACCCTGTGGCCTGAGTGCAGTTCAAGCCAAGACCCCAATTGGCAGAAACACTTTTATCATTTTGAG TGTACACAGAGATGCCACTGGTCAAGTCCTTAGATATGGGCAGGACTTTTGCCTGGGGATAACAGGAGGATTTGACAACAAAATG TTGTATTTATCAAGTGACCACAGGACCCTCCTGAAATCATCTAAGAGGTCTTGGCTCCAGGAAGTGTACCTAACAGATGAAGTCTCCCATATAAACTGCTGGCAGGCTGCCTTCCCCAACCCCCAGTTACGCCTGGAATATGAAGGCTTCCCTGTCCCG GCAAATGCTAAAATTCTCATCAATCACTGTCACACAAATCGGGGACTGGCAGCCCACCGGCATCTTTTCTTAAG CACCTATTTTGgaaaggaggctgaggttgtagctCACACATACTTGGATTCACACAGAGTTGAAACACCAAGGAACCATTGGATGTTGGTTACTGGGAATCCCAGGGATGCCTCGTCCTCCATGTTGGATCTGCCCAAACCACCCGCAGAGGACACTCGAGCCATGGAGCAGGCCATGGGCCTTGACACGAAGTAA